The Streptomyces sp. GSL17-111 region TGAGGACGGGCAGCGCCCGGTCACGTCGGACGAGCACCGCCACCAGCTGGCAGGCGAAGTGCGCGGCGTACGCCAGCAGCAGGCCCGCCACGACCGTCGCCTCACCGGCGGTGGTGGGCTCGGCCAGCCGGGCCACCCCGACGACCAGCAGCAGGTCGCGCACGAGCTGCCGGGCCGTGACGTCGAACCGTGCCCGGCCGAGCACCGCCAGCAGGCTCGGCTTCCGCTGCTGCACCACGAGGTCGAGCGCGAGCCCGCCCGCGGAGGCGATGACGAACAGCGGCAGGTTGGGCAGCAGCGCACCGGCGAGCTGGGCCGCGTAGAGCGCCAGCAGGGCGAGGAGCGCGTACAGCTGCCCCTTGCGTGCGGAGAGGAGTCCGGCGGATGGCACGGGGCAGGCTCCTGAAGAGGCGGGTGACAGAGGGTAGAGGAGCCGGTCGGACGACGACGGGCAGCCCGGACCGCTGACCGAACAGCGACCGAGGCAGGGCAAAAGGGTCATCGTGCGTAACCGGCTGATCCTCCATCGTACAGCTCACGTTCACGCCGCCCGGTGGCCCCTCGCCCGCCCCGCCGGGGCGCGGCACCCGTCCGGTCGTCCGCCCCGTGGGCCGTGCGAGCGGAACGAGAGCGACCTGACGTAGATTGCCGCCGTACGGCGCACTCAGGTGCGCATATGTCAGGAACGCACGGCTGGGGGTATCCGTGGCAGCGGCAGCTGGGACACGCGACGAGGTCCTGCGGCACGAGGTCGAGCGGGCCCGGCGCATCGTCGTGAAGGTCGGCTCCTCCTCGCTCACCACGGCGGCCGGTGGCCTGGACGCCGACCGGGTGGACGCGCTCGTCGACGTCCTCGCCAAGCACGGGGAGAGCCGTGAGAAGGAGATCGTCCTCGTCTCCTCCGGCGCCATCGCCGCCGGTCTCGCCCCTCTCGGGCTCGACCGCCGCCCGCGTGACCTGGCCCGCCAGCAGGCCGCCGCCAGCGTCGGCCAGGGTCTGCTCGTCGCGCGCTACACCGCGTCCTTCGCCCGCTACGGTCGCCGCGTCGGCCAGATCCTGCTGACGTCCGACGACACCAGCCGTCGTGGCCACTACCGCAACGCCTTCCGCACCCTGGAACAGCTGCTCGCCATGGGCGCGGTACCGGTGGTGAACGAGAACGACACGATCGCCACCGACGAGATCCGGTTCGGCGACAACGACCGGCTGGCCGCCCTCGTCGCGCACCTCGTGCGGGCGGACCTCCTCGTGCTCCTCTCCGACGTCGACGGCCTCTACGACGGCGACCCCAGCAGCCCGGGCGCCTCCCGAATCGAGGAGGTGCACGGCCCCGCCGACCTCGCGGACGTCTCCCTCGGCAGCGTCGGGGCGGCCGGAGTGGGCACCGGCGGCATGGTCACCAAGGTCGACGCCGCCCGCATCGCCGCCGGGGCCGGCATCCCCGTCGTCCTCACCTCCGCCCGCCACGCGGCCGACGCCCTCGCCGGGCGCGTGACCGGCACGTTCTTCCACCGCACCGGGCGCCGCAGCGCCGACCGGCTGCTCTGGCTCGCGCACGCCTCCAGCCCGCAGGGTGCGCTGATCCTCGACGACGGCGCCGTG contains the following coding sequences:
- the proB gene encoding glutamate 5-kinase; translated protein: MAAAAGTRDEVLRHEVERARRIVVKVGSSSLTTAAGGLDADRVDALVDVLAKHGESREKEIVLVSSGAIAAGLAPLGLDRRPRDLARQQAAASVGQGLLVARYTASFARYGRRVGQILLTSDDTSRRGHYRNAFRTLEQLLAMGAVPVVNENDTIATDEIRFGDNDRLAALVAHLVRADLLVLLSDVDGLYDGDPSSPGASRIEEVHGPADLADVSLGSVGAAGVGTGGMVTKVDAARIAAGAGIPVVLTSARHAADALAGRVTGTFFHRTGRRSADRLLWLAHASSPQGALILDDGAVDAVVGRRTSLLPAGVQRVEGDFSAGDPVELRDAEGHPVARGLVNFDAKEIPQLLGRSTRELARELGPEYEREIVHRDDLVLLRP